From a region of the Chitinophaga caseinilytica genome:
- the fbp gene encoding class 1 fructose-bisphosphatase — MNRSILTLDEFTIQQLKRFPSATGELSGLLRDIGLAAKRVNVEVNKAGLVDILGDTGRMNVQGEEVKKLDVYANGHFTDVLQRGISCAGVGSEEMDDFIAFDDEISRQSKYVCLIDPLDGSSNIDVNISIGTIFGVYRRVSERGTAATQADFLQQGRSQIAAGYIIYGSSTMLVYATRRGVNGFTLDPSIGEFCLSHPDIKCPAQGTIYSVNHGNFFEFETGVRKYIDQCQQKDQQEGGPYSQRYSGSMVADMHRNLLKGGIFMYPGTAGKPGGKLRLLYECNPFAFILEIAGGAATDGKQSILDIQPTTLHQRTPFFAGSREMMDALGDCMLCAPEDN, encoded by the coding sequence ATGAACCGAAGTATACTGACGCTGGACGAGTTTACCATCCAGCAATTGAAGCGATTCCCGAGCGCCACGGGCGAATTGAGCGGATTGCTGCGCGATATCGGCCTGGCCGCCAAGCGGGTGAATGTGGAAGTGAATAAGGCAGGGCTGGTCGATATTTTAGGAGATACGGGCAGGATGAACGTCCAGGGCGAAGAAGTGAAGAAACTGGATGTGTATGCCAACGGGCATTTCACGGATGTGTTGCAGCGGGGGATTAGCTGCGCAGGTGTAGGAAGTGAGGAGATGGACGATTTTATCGCTTTTGACGATGAAATCAGCCGGCAATCCAAATACGTGTGCCTCATCGATCCGCTGGACGGCAGCAGCAACATCGATGTAAATATTTCGATCGGTACGATTTTCGGCGTGTACCGCCGTGTTTCCGAAAGGGGCACGGCGGCCACCCAGGCAGATTTCCTGCAGCAGGGCAGGAGCCAGATCGCCGCGGGATACATTATTTACGGCTCCTCCACCATGCTGGTGTACGCCACGCGCCGCGGCGTGAACGGCTTTACGCTGGACCCATCTATCGGTGAATTCTGCCTGAGCCATCCCGATATCAAATGCCCCGCGCAGGGAACGATCTATTCCGTTAACCACGGCAATTTCTTCGAGTTTGAAACAGGCGTGCGGAAGTATATCGACCAATGCCAGCAAAAGGATCAGCAGGAGGGTGGCCCCTACTCCCAGCGCTACAGCGGGAGCATGGTGGCCGACATGCACCGCAATCTGCTCAAAGGTGGCATTTTCATGTACCCCGGCACTGCCGGCAAACCCGGCGGGAAATTACGGTTGCTGTATGAATGCAACCCCTTCGCCTTTATCCTCGAAATAGCAGGAGGTGCGGCTACCGACGGAAAACAATCCATTCTCGATATCCAGCCCACCACGCTGCACCAACGGACCCCTTTCTTCGCGGGGAGCCGGGAAATGATGGATGCGTTAGGTGATTGTATGCTTTGTGCCCCGGAGGATAATTGA
- the ppsA gene encoding phosphoenolpyruvate synthase yields the protein MILDLSSVGINDIPSVGGKNASLGEMIQKLSGLGICIPGGFVITVEAYTQFIVQNQLDKKIRDLIHDIDHDNVESLRRAGLSVRQLIRNSPLPKELSVKIIEAYYTLSQSYGQESTDVAVRSSATAEDLPNASFAGQQETYLNVRGPAALMDAVRNCFASLFTDRAISYRSTFGFDHFKVGLSVCVQKMIRSDLGSAGVAFSLDTESGFKNVVVINGSYGLGEMVVQGSVSPDEFIVFKPKLKEGFPSILEKKIGVKDQMMVYGDNPDERVKTIPVDKSKQNQFCLNDAQILQLAEWVCIIEGYYSDLRGHWCPMDVEWAIDGLSGKLFIVQARPETIHSRKDAALLVDYKLGEDFSREKPILKGIAVGNKIGYGPVNIMYSLDKRIGEHFEFKKGSVLVTDMTDPDWEPIMKMASAIITNKGGRTCHAAIIARELGVPAIVGCGNATEILTDNLEVTVSCASGEEGEVYKGQLEYSLVETNIKDIPQVDTTILFNVASPSQAFHIAHLPGKGVGLAREEFIINNYIQAHPLALMNHASLNDAELTARIQQLTKGFESGEHFFIEKLSYGVGKIAAAFHPSPVIVRFSDFKTNEYYNLLGGKYFEPKEENPMLGWRGASRYYSESYKKAFGLECRAIKKVREQMGLDNVIVMIPFCRTVDELFAVYKVMEEYGLKRGENGLQVYLMAEIPSNIILADEFAKHIDGFSIGSNDLTQLVLGLDRDSSLVASIYNERNSAVKEMIVRLIQAAKKAKIKVGICGQGPSDFPDFAQFLVEQGIDTLSITPDSFLKTNAAIHKIETENRKKRPQPF from the coding sequence ATGATACTGGATTTAAGTAGTGTGGGGATCAACGACATTCCTTCCGTGGGAGGGAAAAATGCGTCGCTCGGCGAAATGATACAGAAGCTGTCTGGCCTGGGCATTTGCATCCCCGGCGGCTTCGTCATCACCGTGGAAGCGTACACCCAATTCATCGTCCAGAATCAATTGGACAAAAAGATCAGGGACCTCATCCATGACATCGACCACGACAATGTGGAATCCCTCCGCCGCGCGGGCCTCTCCGTCCGCCAGCTCATCCGGAACAGTCCGTTGCCCAAAGAGCTGAGCGTGAAGATCATCGAGGCGTATTACACCTTGTCGCAATCCTACGGCCAGGAATCCACCGACGTTGCCGTGCGCTCCTCCGCCACTGCGGAAGACCTGCCCAACGCTTCTTTCGCCGGCCAGCAGGAAACTTACCTGAACGTCCGCGGGCCCGCCGCGTTGATGGATGCCGTGCGGAACTGCTTCGCCTCGCTGTTCACCGACCGCGCCATCAGCTACCGCAGCACTTTCGGGTTCGATCATTTTAAAGTGGGATTGTCGGTTTGCGTGCAGAAGATGATCCGCAGCGACCTCGGCAGCGCCGGCGTGGCGTTTTCACTCGATACCGAATCCGGTTTCAAAAATGTGGTGGTGATCAACGGTTCTTACGGCCTGGGAGAAATGGTAGTGCAGGGCAGCGTTTCGCCGGATGAGTTCATCGTCTTCAAACCGAAACTGAAAGAAGGTTTTCCTTCCATCCTCGAAAAGAAAATCGGGGTGAAAGACCAGATGATGGTATATGGCGACAATCCCGACGAACGCGTTAAAACCATCCCGGTCGACAAATCCAAGCAAAACCAGTTTTGCCTGAACGATGCGCAGATCCTCCAACTGGCGGAATGGGTGTGCATCATTGAAGGATATTATTCCGACCTCCGCGGCCATTGGTGCCCGATGGACGTAGAATGGGCGATCGACGGGCTAAGCGGCAAACTCTTCATCGTACAGGCCCGCCCCGAAACGATCCACTCCCGGAAAGACGCGGCCCTGCTCGTAGATTACAAACTCGGCGAAGACTTCAGCCGCGAAAAGCCCATCCTCAAAGGCATTGCGGTGGGGAATAAGATCGGGTACGGCCCGGTCAATATCATGTATTCGCTGGACAAGCGCATCGGCGAGCATTTCGAGTTCAAAAAAGGCAGCGTGCTGGTGACCGACATGACCGATCCCGATTGGGAACCCATCATGAAAATGGCCTCCGCGATCATTACCAACAAAGGCGGACGCACCTGCCACGCGGCGATCATCGCGCGGGAGTTGGGCGTACCGGCCATTGTAGGCTGCGGCAACGCCACCGAAATCCTGACCGATAATCTGGAAGTAACCGTATCCTGCGCCAGCGGAGAAGAAGGCGAAGTCTACAAAGGCCAGCTGGAATATTCCCTGGTGGAAACCAATATCAAAGACATTCCACAGGTAGACACGACGATCCTTTTCAACGTGGCTTCTCCTTCGCAGGCTTTCCACATCGCACATTTACCCGGAAAGGGCGTGGGGCTGGCGCGTGAGGAATTCATTATCAACAATTACATCCAGGCGCATCCGCTGGCGCTGATGAACCACGCTTCGCTTAACGATGCGGAGCTGACGGCCAGGATCCAACAGCTGACCAAAGGTTTTGAAAGCGGAGAACATTTCTTCATCGAAAAGCTGTCTTACGGCGTTGGCAAAATCGCCGCGGCCTTCCACCCTTCGCCGGTGATCGTGCGGTTCAGCGATTTCAAAACGAATGAATATTACAATCTCCTCGGCGGCAAATACTTCGAACCGAAAGAAGAAAACCCCATGCTGGGCTGGCGCGGCGCTTCGCGGTATTACTCCGAAAGCTACAAGAAAGCCTTCGGGCTGGAATGCCGCGCCATCAAAAAGGTGCGCGAGCAAATGGGGCTCGATAACGTCATCGTGATGATCCCCTTCTGCCGGACGGTCGACGAGCTGTTCGCCGTGTATAAGGTGATGGAGGAATATGGGTTGAAGCGAGGCGAAAACGGGCTGCAGGTCTACCTGATGGCAGAAATCCCTTCCAACATCATCCTCGCCGACGAGTTCGCCAAACATATCGACGGCTTCTCCATCGGCTCCAACGACCTCACGCAGCTCGTGCTGGGGCTCGACCGCGATTCTTCCCTGGTAGCGAGCATTTACAATGAGCGGAACAGCGCAGTGAAGGAAATGATCGTCCGGCTCATCCAGGCGGCGAAAAAAGCCAAAATCAAAGTGGGGATCTGCGGGCAGGGGCCTTCCGACTTCCCGGATTTCGCGCAGTTCCTCGTGGAGCAAGGTATCGACACCTTATCCATCACGCCGGATTCGTTCCTGAAAACCAATGCCGCCATTCATAAAATCGAAACCGAAAACCGGAAAAAGCGGCCCCAGCCCTTCTAA
- a CDS encoding TonB-dependent receptor: MNTIIFRCPVCWRQLVLLLLLSLCGTAAFSQSMNITGTVTDSLDESTLPAVTVRVAGSTKITQTDGNGKYTISAAPGAELIFSFQGYLEKRVTVRTNTTINVEMVFTRKELREVAVVAFAKQKKATVTGAIASIQTKEIKQSPSANLAISLAGRLPGLTTLQSSGEPGRDITSLFLRGRATINQTAPIVLIDGIERDLTYIDPNEVESVTILKDASSTALFGVRGANGVILVTTKRGTAEVPEINFSAEVAAQDFQYFVNTVNAYDYARLRNQSLKNDGLAEQFSPYALEMYRTGGDTANYPNTDWKNVMLKDFSLQHRYNLNISGVTANKAVKYFVNATYLNQGGQFRTEKDLPYDPSFKLDRYSFRSNIDLRLNSKLNAFLNVAGYLEKQNMPMGILNRLGDVNSVLTGMSPAVYIMSFMTRVPANVPKLTPDGEVTTGPNIDWPAYGLLNRSGYVRQTRSNVLATFGMKQDLSDLTKGLSAQIHLSFDTRSINNLFGGKEFVRYMQVITPNAQDPTAPDDIHFAQYGGWLNTPLSLGGATSFVSLSNVQGYLNYDRKFNKHQVSAMALYLQQQNIQGIALPFNLRGVSGRATYAYDDKYFAEFNAGYNGSEQFAKGKRFGFFPAFSAGWLISNEPFMQAVPAISHLKVRASYGLVGNDQLSGRRFLYLDDITLSAGGYSSSLGLGQYIGINMLKNSNITWEIAKKTNIGFELGLFNDINLVIDLFKERREDILRSRGTIPVLNGFPLGVLPPANVGVIENKGYEIELNYRKALTKKLSILAKLNVNYAKNKQIFADEPLLGEDFAYRYRSTGYPLGQSFGYLVDRYFTDEDDITRSPVQTVGGHASRPGDFKYKDLNNDGLVNEKDMAPIGYTNLPEYTYGAAFNITYQGLDVSFLFQGVSNVGRYLNGSGIWSGAGFTNYSDWHLHSWTEEKANNGESIRYPRLTTQVSPNEVVNDFFYVNASYVRLRNVEIGYTFPMGWAKKVGLNRARIYANGQNLYTWDRLPFKGVDPEQLSSYAYPIQRVFNFGLNVTF, from the coding sequence ATGAATACAATTATATTCCGTTGCCCGGTCTGTTGGCGGCAATTGGTTTTACTGCTGCTGCTCAGCCTTTGCGGCACCGCGGCATTTTCACAGTCCATGAATATTACCGGCACCGTCACCGATTCCCTCGACGAATCCACGTTGCCGGCCGTGACCGTCAGGGTGGCGGGCTCAACCAAAATCACACAAACCGACGGGAACGGTAAATACACGATATCGGCTGCGCCGGGCGCGGAGCTGATATTTAGCTTCCAGGGGTACCTGGAAAAACGGGTAACCGTACGCACCAATACCACCATCAACGTGGAAATGGTTTTTACCCGGAAAGAACTGCGGGAAGTGGCGGTAGTGGCATTTGCGAAACAGAAGAAAGCCACGGTGACGGGCGCCATCGCTTCCATCCAGACCAAGGAAATCAAGCAAAGCCCTTCTGCGAACCTCGCCATATCGCTGGCGGGCCGCCTGCCCGGGTTAACCACGCTCCAGAGCAGCGGGGAACCGGGCCGGGACATTACTTCCCTCTTCCTGAGGGGGCGGGCCACCATTAACCAAACGGCCCCCATCGTGCTGATCGACGGGATTGAGCGCGACCTGACCTATATCGATCCCAACGAAGTGGAGTCGGTGACGATCCTCAAAGACGCATCTTCTACCGCCCTGTTCGGCGTGAGGGGAGCGAACGGGGTGATCCTCGTCACCACCAAACGCGGTACCGCGGAAGTGCCTGAAATCAATTTCAGCGCCGAGGTGGCCGCGCAGGATTTTCAATACTTTGTCAATACCGTGAATGCATACGACTACGCCCGGCTCCGGAACCAGTCCCTGAAAAACGACGGGCTGGCCGAACAGTTTTCGCCCTATGCGCTGGAAATGTACCGGACCGGTGGCGATACGGCCAATTATCCCAATACCGACTGGAAGAATGTGATGCTGAAGGATTTTTCGCTGCAGCACCGCTACAACCTCAATATCTCCGGCGTAACGGCCAACAAGGCGGTGAAGTACTTCGTCAACGCCACGTACCTGAACCAGGGTGGGCAGTTCCGGACGGAAAAAGATCTTCCCTACGATCCTTCCTTCAAACTGGACCGTTACTCTTTCCGCTCCAATATCGACTTGCGCCTGAACAGCAAGCTGAATGCGTTCCTCAACGTAGCGGGCTACCTGGAAAAGCAGAATATGCCCATGGGGATACTGAACCGGTTGGGTGATGTGAATTCGGTGCTGACGGGCATGTCGCCGGCGGTGTACATCATGTCGTTCATGACGCGCGTGCCTGCAAACGTTCCGAAGCTGACACCCGACGGCGAGGTAACCACCGGTCCCAACATCGACTGGCCGGCTTACGGCCTGCTGAACCGGTCGGGGTATGTGCGGCAAACGAGGAGTAACGTGCTGGCGACTTTCGGAATGAAACAGGATTTGTCTGATTTGACGAAAGGCCTTTCCGCGCAGATCCACCTGTCGTTCGATACCCGTTCCATCAACAACCTTTTCGGCGGAAAGGAATTTGTAAGATATATGCAGGTGATCACTCCCAACGCGCAAGATCCTACCGCACCGGATGATATCCACTTTGCGCAGTACGGCGGCTGGCTGAATACGCCGCTGAGCCTGGGCGGCGCCACCAGCTTCGTGTCGCTGTCCAACGTGCAGGGGTATCTCAACTACGACCGGAAGTTCAATAAGCACCAGGTGAGCGCCATGGCCTTGTACCTCCAGCAACAGAACATCCAGGGCATTGCGTTGCCGTTCAACCTGCGGGGCGTTTCCGGCAGGGCCACTTATGCATACGACGACAAATACTTTGCTGAATTCAACGCAGGGTACAACGGGTCGGAGCAGTTCGCCAAGGGGAAACGGTTCGGCTTCTTCCCGGCGTTTTCGGCAGGCTGGCTGATCTCCAACGAGCCTTTCATGCAGGCGGTCCCCGCTATTTCGCATTTGAAAGTGCGCGCATCGTACGGCCTGGTGGGGAACGACCAGCTGAGTGGCCGCAGGTTCCTGTACCTCGACGATATCACGCTGAGCGCGGGAGGGTATTCCAGCAGTCTTGGCCTGGGGCAATACATCGGCATCAACATGCTCAAAAACAGCAACATCACCTGGGAAATCGCGAAGAAAACCAACATCGGATTCGAACTGGGGTTGTTCAACGACATCAACCTCGTGATCGATTTGTTCAAGGAAAGAAGGGAGGATATCCTGCGCAGCCGCGGCACCATTCCCGTGCTGAACGGCTTCCCGCTGGGTGTTTTGCCGCCGGCGAACGTTGGGGTGATCGAGAACAAGGGATATGAGATCGAACTTAACTACCGGAAAGCGTTGACGAAGAAGCTGTCTATCCTGGCGAAACTGAATGTGAACTACGCGAAGAACAAACAGATTTTTGCCGACGAGCCCCTGCTCGGAGAAGACTTCGCTTACAGGTACCGATCCACCGGCTATCCGCTCGGGCAAAGCTTCGGCTACCTGGTAGACCGGTACTTTACGGATGAAGACGATATCACCAGGTCGCCGGTGCAAACTGTGGGCGGGCATGCCTCCCGGCCGGGCGATTTCAAGTATAAAGACCTCAACAACGACGGGCTGGTCAACGAAAAAGACATGGCGCCCATCGGTTATACCAATCTGCCCGAATACACTTACGGCGCGGCATTCAACATCACTTACCAGGGCCTTGACGTGAGCTTCCTTTTCCAGGGCGTTTCCAACGTGGGCCGTTACCTGAACGGCAGCGGCATCTGGTCGGGCGCGGGCTTCACCAACTATTCGGACTGGCATCTCCATAGCTGGACGGAAGAAAAGGCAAACAACGGGGAATCCATCCGTTATCCGCGGCTCACCACGCAGGTGTCGCCCAACGAAGTGGTGAATGATTTCTTTTACGTGAATGCCAGTTACGTGCGGCTGCGCAACGTGGAAATCGGGTATACTTTCCCCATGGGCTGGGCGAAGAAAGTGGGGCTGAACAGGGCGCGGATTTATGCGAACGGGCAGAACCTCTATACCTGGGACCGCCTGCCTTTCAAAGGTGTGGACCCGGAACAGTTATCGTCTTACGCTTACCCGATCCAGCGCGTGTTCAACTTTGGATTGAATGTTACTTTCTAA
- a CDS encoding RagB/SusD family nutrient uptake outer membrane protein, whose product MKKTFIYFIAGCFALCSCNKNPLDITPDGRITFDDVFKNEIQTESFVNTIYAKIPTYFFNYNNYGFLAGITDEAQEVRNTFIGGMALQWQNGGLTPSSNPLGGMLDYSVWWQGIGHANLFLSYIDNATIKDGAKKSRLKAEVQLLRAFFYWELVKQYGPMPAIDKPFDAAFSYGSLKRPAFADVIAFIVQDCDAVIANQDVPLRITNVAERGRFPKAVAYAIKTQALLFNASPLWNPGNDAAKWAAAAQAGKEAVQALTVQGDYKLFADYGQYFLKTQDLGANIRDLETIHEIPAPAGVFSVINTIPTNGRLIGTSAGACPSQELIDSYEMKATGEPAILGYSDNEHLHPIINAASGYDETKPYEGRDPRFYATTWYNGAHYGMIAGIDHSVETFIGGLDQMIPQVQFTNTRTGYYLRKFYDPLIPANQLVQECRWKKFRLAEIYLNYAEAENEANGPALAYEPVNIVRRRAGMPDLPAGLNKDQMRERIRRERRVEFAYEEHRFWDVRRWKILSETDKLVTGMEIRKQPNGSFTYTRFVTERRASGWQDKYLLFPIPIGETNLIPDFAANQNPGW is encoded by the coding sequence ATGAAAAAGACCTTTATATACTTTATCGCCGGATGCTTTGCATTGTGCTCGTGTAACAAGAATCCTTTGGATATCACGCCAGACGGGCGCATCACATTCGACGACGTTTTTAAGAACGAGATTCAGACGGAGTCGTTCGTCAATACGATCTATGCAAAAATACCCACGTACTTTTTTAACTACAACAACTACGGGTTTTTAGCCGGGATAACGGATGAAGCCCAGGAAGTACGCAACACTTTTATCGGCGGTATGGCGCTGCAATGGCAAAACGGCGGCCTCACACCCTCGAGCAACCCGCTCGGCGGCATGCTGGATTACTCGGTATGGTGGCAGGGAATCGGTCATGCCAACCTGTTTTTGTCGTATATCGATAACGCCACGATCAAAGACGGTGCGAAGAAAAGCCGGTTGAAAGCGGAAGTACAGTTGCTGCGGGCGTTTTTTTATTGGGAGCTGGTAAAACAGTATGGTCCTATGCCGGCGATCGATAAACCGTTTGACGCTGCTTTTTCTTATGGATCGTTGAAACGGCCGGCATTTGCCGATGTGATCGCCTTTATCGTGCAGGACTGCGATGCCGTGATCGCCAACCAGGATGTGCCGCTGAGGATCACGAACGTGGCCGAGCGGGGACGTTTCCCTAAGGCGGTGGCTTATGCCATTAAGACCCAGGCTTTGCTGTTCAACGCAAGCCCGTTGTGGAACCCCGGGAACGACGCTGCGAAATGGGCCGCGGCCGCGCAGGCCGGCAAAGAAGCCGTACAGGCGCTCACCGTGCAGGGAGATTACAAGTTGTTCGCGGATTATGGCCAGTATTTCCTGAAAACGCAGGACCTGGGCGCGAACATCCGCGACCTTGAGACCATCCACGAAATACCCGCGCCCGCAGGCGTTTTCTCCGTGATCAATACCATACCCACGAACGGACGGCTGATCGGTACAAGCGCGGGGGCTTGTCCTTCCCAGGAGCTGATCGACAGTTATGAAATGAAGGCCACGGGGGAGCCCGCCATCCTGGGGTATTCGGATAATGAGCACCTGCATCCCATCATCAACGCAGCTTCCGGTTATGATGAAACCAAACCTTACGAAGGGCGTGATCCCCGTTTTTACGCCACTACCTGGTACAATGGCGCGCATTACGGCATGATCGCGGGGATAGACCACAGCGTGGAAACATTCATCGGCGGCCTCGACCAGATGATCCCCCAGGTGCAGTTCACCAACACGCGCACAGGGTATTACCTGCGGAAGTTTTACGACCCCCTGATCCCGGCGAACCAGCTGGTACAGGAGTGCCGCTGGAAGAAATTCCGCCTGGCGGAAATCTATCTCAATTATGCAGAAGCAGAGAATGAAGCGAACGGGCCGGCACTGGCTTATGAGCCGGTGAATATCGTCCGCAGGCGCGCCGGGATGCCGGATCTGCCGGCCGGGCTCAATAAAGACCAGATGCGGGAACGGATCCGCCGGGAGCGCCGCGTGGAGTTTGCTTACGAAGAGCACCGTTTCTGGGATGTGCGCAGATGGAAAATATTGTCGGAGACCGATAAGCTCGTTACCGGGATGGAGATCAGGAAGCAGCCGAACGGTTCGTTTACGTACACCCGGTTTGTGACAGAGCGCCGCGCTTCAGGATGGCAGGATAAATATCTGCTGTTCCCCATACCGATCGGCGAAACCAACCTGATCCCCGATTTCGCGGCCAATCAAAACCCCGGATGGTAA
- a CDS encoding chitin binding peritrophin-A domain-containing protein, whose amino-acid sequence MKKNVFKWSMALVLCVALISGFVMRSEAYPIGSCHGHNGEKRNFLPDSEYCAAFYICDDWYQPVLQWCPTGLHFDIYDEVCDWPAFSSSWPDCM is encoded by the coding sequence ATGAAAAAGAATGTTTTCAAATGGAGCATGGCGCTCGTGCTGTGCGTAGCACTGATTTCCGGATTTGTTATGCGCAGCGAAGCCTATCCGATCGGTAGCTGTCACGGCCACAATGGCGAAAAACGCAATTTCCTGCCTGATTCCGAGTATTGCGCCGCCTTCTATATCTGCGACGACTGGTACCAGCCTGTTTTGCAGTGGTGCCCAACCGGCCTGCACTTCGATATCTACGATGAAGTGTGCGACTGGCCGGCATTTTCGTCTTCCTGGCCAGATTGCATGTAA
- a CDS encoding right-handed parallel beta-helix repeat-containing protein, which translates to MDVVGWGLGPRVYNPAIRSIVLNNGIALWLTRVFADSVIGDGIFVNNTQFVFSLTTESSLSLGIGIILSNVEKGVFTNTMINGANGIPGAAAGAGGLYVENCRDNIFTNTYAFNCTGAGIYVTTGSVRNTFMNNSVNANGFGLALQGNAATTKFIGGSMNGNTTAVSNATSGTGNMIRDITGYNPVGAATVTTGGSPWTYTAGISPETLYFSATTGVSAVTRGGVSILPAALGANVPFTAVLSPGESIVITYSGTLNARKLVQ; encoded by the coding sequence GTGGATGTTGTGGGCTGGGGCCTCGGGCCGCGGGTGTACAATCCCGCTATCCGCTCCATCGTACTGAACAACGGCATCGCTTTGTGGCTGACGCGCGTTTTTGCCGACAGCGTGATCGGCGATGGGATCTTCGTCAACAACACCCAGTTCGTTTTCTCGCTTACCACCGAATCTTCCCTTTCCCTCGGTATCGGGATCATCCTGTCGAATGTGGAGAAGGGGGTATTCACCAATACCATGATCAACGGTGCCAACGGGATCCCCGGTGCGGCGGCCGGCGCTGGCGGCTTGTATGTCGAAAACTGCCGGGACAATATCTTCACCAACACGTATGCCTTCAATTGCACCGGCGCAGGCATTTACGTGACCACCGGCTCGGTGCGTAATACCTTCATGAACAATTCCGTGAACGCAAATGGTTTCGGCCTCGCCCTGCAGGGCAATGCCGCCACCACGAAGTTCATCGGCGGCAGCATGAACGGTAACACCACCGCCGTGTCCAACGCCACTTCCGGCACCGGGAACATGATCCGCGATATCACGGGATACAACCCGGTTGGCGCGGCAACGGTGACCACGGGCGGATCGCCCTGGACGTACACGGCGGGCATTTCCCCGGAAACGTTGTACTTCAGCGCCACCACAGGCGTGTCTGCCGTAACGCGGGGCGGGGTGAGCATCCTGCCGGCCGCACTCGGGGCGAACGTTCCCTTTACGGCGGTACTGTCGCCCGGGGAGTCCATCGTCATTACCTATTCCGGCACGCTGAACGCCAGGAAGCTGGTGCAGTGA
- a CDS encoding DUF1573 domain-containing protein — MSIRSGSMSEALHAAAAEKKHLMAIVTYDNCPSCDKLMQAANREDDFREVFGQYTVFRFNAMEPQNQWLDQWLYEKAYPITLLFTPDGKLLTIIRNGNAGKIKDLAARALINPNDTALFRHSRTKLPFGHDTLVRTLAAGFDGYMALHNQPDSARMRRALSGIGQSIPDQAYFFNYYLLSRLHDKLGDSSQARRFADSALSRKGPMEAMLYAPLRAELKFQLDSSYDQYDDPYVAINETKIDIGEVGRNKSPKATFKIRNIGSKPLLIRDLRVGCTCTSADWPKKPILPGEETVVSLTYKAAKEGTFTQSAYLLTNAFNSSVHITISGFVM; from the coding sequence ATGTCTATCAGGTCTGGCTCCATGAGCGAAGCCCTTCATGCCGCCGCAGCGGAAAAGAAACACCTGATGGCGATCGTAACCTATGATAATTGCCCTTCCTGCGATAAATTGATGCAGGCCGCCAATCGTGAAGATGATTTCCGCGAGGTATTCGGCCAGTACACCGTCTTCCGCTTCAATGCCATGGAGCCCCAAAATCAATGGCTGGACCAATGGCTCTACGAAAAAGCCTATCCCATCACGCTGCTCTTCACACCCGATGGCAAGCTCCTGACCATCATCAGAAACGGCAATGCAGGGAAAATAAAGGACCTCGCCGCCAGGGCCCTCATCAACCCTAACGATACCGCCCTTTTCCGCCACAGCCGCACCAAGCTCCCCTTCGGGCACGACACCCTCGTGCGCACGCTCGCCGCAGGATTCGACGGATACATGGCCCTGCATAACCAACCCGATTCCGCCCGCATGCGCAGGGCGCTGTCCGGCATCGGGCAATCCATTCCCGATCAGGCTTATTTCTTTAATTACTACCTGCTGTCGAGGCTCCATGATAAACTGGGCGACAGCTCCCAGGCCCGCCGGTTCGCCGACAGCGCCCTTTCCCGGAAAGGCCCGATGGAAGCCATGCTCTACGCTCCGCTGCGCGCCGAGCTCAAATTCCAGCTCGATTCCAGCTATGATCAATACGACGATCCCTACGTAGCCATCAACGAAACAAAAATCGATATCGGCGAAGTAGGCCGTAACAAAAGCCCCAAAGCCACTTTCAAAATAAGGAACATCGGCAGTAAGCCCCTCCTGATCCGTGATTTGCGTGTGGGATGCACCTGCACTTCGGCAGATTGGCCCAAAAAGCCCATCCTGCCAGGCGAGGAAACCGTGGTCAGCCTGACTTACAAAGCGGCGAAAGAAGGGACCTTCACGCAATCGGCCTACCTGCTGACCAATGCGTTCAACAGCTCCGTCCACATCACTATCAGCGGTTTTGTGATGTAG